A window of Tepidisphaeraceae bacterium genomic DNA:
CGCACACCAGTCTCGCTGCCGATGATGGCGACGGTGGCGATTCCGAGGAACAGGCCGGTGTCGATGACGCCGGCGCGGGCGCGGATGGCCAGTTCCAACTCGCGTGGCCGGTCGATGCGGGGGAACTTGCAGTCGTAGATGTAGTTGCCGTTGTCGGTCGTGAAGATCGTCCCGTCATCCGATCGGCGGAGCGTGGGTTCGCCGCCCAGTTGGCGCAGGTGCCCGACGTGGATCTCGTGCGAGAAGGCCGCCACCTCAACCGGTAACGGCGACTTCGTGCCGAGCGTCGGCACGAGCTTGCCTTCGTCGGCGATCACAATCATGCGGGCGGCGCTTTGGGCGACGATCTTCTCGCGCAGCAGCGCCCCGCCGAGGCCCTTGATCATGTCCAGGTGCGGGTCGATCTCGTCGGCCCCGTCGACCGCGATGTCCAGTTGTGGGTATTCGCTCAGCGAGACGATGCCGATGCCCAGATGACGTGCGAGCCGTTCCGACGACAACGACGTCGGCACGCCGCGCACGTTGCGCAGCCGCTCCGCCTGCAGCGCATCGCCGAGCGCGCGGATGAAGTAGTCGGCCGTCGACCCCGTGCCGATGCCGATCACGCTGTCCGACGTCACGTAAGTTAGCGCCGCCTCTGCCGCCCGATGCTTCGCATTCATCGCGGGAAAGATACGGGGGGCGGGGGGAAGTGGGAAGTCGGAAGGTGGAAGCAATGAATCCAGGTTCAAGCGCATCCTCGTCATCCTGAGGTACTCCGAAGGATCTCTTCGGTCGCGGCGGTGTCATTTGAAAAGCGATGTTTCCGGCATGCTGTAGTGGCGATGCCTGCGTCGCGGTCGATGCGCAGCATCGATATGGACCCGTACCACGGGCGGCCCGCCCGTGTCTTACGTCCAGCTGAAGACATGGGCGAGCCGCCCATGGTACGAATTTGCGGCTGCGCCGCAGCGCGATGCAGTCGTCACCACTACTA
This region includes:
- the rpiA gene encoding ribose-5-phosphate isomerase RpiA, which translates into the protein MNAKHRAAEAALTYVTSDSVIGIGTGSTADYFIRALGDALQAERLRNVRGVPTSLSSERLARHLGIGIVSLSEYPQLDIAVDGADEIDPHLDMIKGLGGALLREKIVAQSAARMIVIADEGKLVPTLGTKSPLPVEVAAFSHEIHVGHLRQLGGEPTLRRSDDGTIFTTDNGNYIYDCKFPRIDRPRELELAIRARAGVIDTGLFLGIATVAIIGSETGVRQIQRT